Within the Bacteroidales bacterium genome, the region CGGTAGTTTTCCATAACAGATATTTAAGAAGGATAAAAGAATAATGCTATGGAGTTTTTCCTGTTTTTTGCTACAGCAGCAATAGCACAGGAATTTACCGTGAACGGAATTAAGTATGAAACAACCGGAATCAATCAGGTGAAAGTCATCACAAATAATTATACCAGAAAGATCATTATTCCAAAATCAGTAGTCCGTTCAGGAAAAACATATTCCGTAACAGCTATCGGGAACGAGTTGCAGGCTTTAAAGAATAATGCATGGAAATATTTTTGTTGGTGAAAGGAAACAATCAATGATGAATGAAATAATCAACCGTTTATCGGCAGATCAACTGGCTGCTATGATCGATCATACTTTTTTGAAAGCTTACGGGACAGCCGGGGATATTGAACAGTTGTGTTCAGAGGCGATTGAATATCAATTTTCTACAGTGATGGTACACCCGTCTGAAATCGATACCTGTAAGCAGCTATTGTCCGGATCAAGTATACGCATCGGTACTGTGATCGGTTTTCCATTAGGACAAAACAGTACGGAAAGTAAAGTGTTTGAGACCAGGGATGCCGTTGACAGGGGAGCCGTTGACATAGATATGGTGATCAATAACCGGGCATTACAAAAAGGACAATTCAATACCGTTATACAGGAAATCGAAAGTGTCGTATTAGTCTGTAAGGAACATCAAGCCATTTGTAAGGTAATATTGGAAACCTGTTATCTGACGGATGAAGAAAAAGAAAAGGTTTGCCGGATAGCGGTCGATGCAGGCGCAGATTATGTGAAAACATCCACCGGGTTCGGAACGGGCGGAGCTACGATTGAAGATATCAAACTGATGCGCCGTGTGGTAGGGGAGCAGGTTGGTATAAAAGCTTCCGGCGGGATCCGGGATCTTACAACTGCGCTGGCCATGATCAAAGCAGGAGCCAGTCGCCTCGGAACTTCAGGAAGTGTATCTATTGTAGAAGCCTACCGGAAGTTAAAGACAGAAATATCTTAAAAAATAACCCAACAATAAGAATGTTTTTTTGATATTCCTGAATTCAGGATTATTATTTATACCTTTGGAGAACCAATCACCTGATTTATGCTCGCTAAGGATCTCATATCAGAAGTAATACCTTCGTTAAGTCCATCTGATACTGGAATGAAAGCACTCCACTGGATGGATATTTTTCGTATTTCACATTTGCCTGTCGTCTCTAACGGTGACTTTTTGGGTTTGTTGTCCGATGTGGACATTTATGATCAGGACATGGTCGACGATCCTATTGAAAAACATCAGATTCCCCCTTTTTCTCCTTTTGTATATGAGCACCAGCACCTGTATGAAGTGATAGAACTCGTTTCGCGTCTTGACCTTACTGCTGTGCCTGTACTTACAGAGAAAAATAAATATTTGGGGATCATCAGCCAGCGTCAGCTGATCCAGTCATTCGGGGACCTGGCGGCTGTAAAAAATCCGGGAGGGATCCTGGTGCTGGAAGTAAATACCAAAGATTACCTGTTATCACAGATGGCAACTATTATTGAAGAGAATGATGCAAAAATACTTAGCTGTTATGTAACCACACCGTCTGATTCTGTCAAAATGGAGGTAATACTTAAGGTCGACCGCACGGATCTGACATCCATTATCCAGACTTTTTTGCGTTATGACTATACCATTAAAGCCTCATTCCAGAGCAGGAACGATAATGAGGATATATTACGCAACAACTATGATCAGTTCATGATGTATATGAACGTTTGATTATCTGGGAACTTCTATCTTCTGGATGATCTGTCTGACCATATCGTCCGGGCTGGAGCCTTCCATTTCTTTTTCGGGAGAAAGCATGATCCTGTGCCGGAGAACAGGATAAGCCAGTTCCTGGATATCTTCAGGGGTAATGAAGTCACGTCCCTGCATGGCAGCCCAGGCTTTTGTCCCATTCAATAAAGCTATAGAGGCACGTGGGGAAGCACCCAGGTACAAAGCTGGGTTTCCTCTGGTTGCAGCAACTATCTGGGCAATATATTCCAATAAATCCGGTTTTACATATACCGATTGAATCGAGGAACGCAGATTCCGGATAATATCGGCATTCAGTACTTTGGGAAGATCGGTGGTTTGTGCAAATAACCCGTTATTGTGGCGTTGCATGATTTCAACTTCCTGAACTGTATCAGGATAACTCACCAGGATTTTAAACATGAAACGATCCAGTTGCGCTTCCGGAAGCCGGTAAGTACCTTCCTGGTCAATAGGATTTTGTGTGGCAACTACCATGAACGGATACGACATCGGATAGGTGACGCCATCATAAGTTACCTGACGTTCTTCCATTACCTCAAATAATGCGGCCTGGGTTTTGGCCGGGGCACGGTTGATCTCGTCGGTAAGGATGATATTGGCGAATACCGGTCCGTTCCTGAATTCAAAAATGCCTTTGGCAGGAAGATATACAGACGATCCTGTTACATCCGAAGGCATTAAATCCGGTGTAAATTGTATCCGGCTGAATCCGGCATCAACGATCTCAGCAAGGAGTTTCGCCGAAAGGGTTTTAGCCACACCGGGAACTCCTTCAATCAGTACATGGCCTTCTGATAAAATAGCGACCAGCAATAAGTCTATCATCTGTTGCTGACCCACAATCAGTTTGCCAATGGATTCCCTGGCCGATTGTATCCGTTCGTTCAATTGTGAAAAATCAATGCGTGCTTCAAACATATCTGTTTTATTTGAGATTAATATCAGTGATGTAAGGTACTTTCATGAAAATCTTCTAGGGTTTTGTTCAGTTTTTCCAATTCATCGGCAGTCAGGCTGTTTTGTTTTCCGACCTGTTCGATTTTCCATACCAGATATTGCGTCTTGTCTTGAGGATAGCCCGATTTCAGGGAAAGCATATGTGTAAATTCTTCATCCAGGGTATGGGTTGGTAAGTGGTACAGGTTGCGTACCTGTTCCAGGAAAAAAGTGATCTTTTTTCTGGCAATGCTTTGATGATCCTGTTTTTGATAATACAGCCGGCTGACAACATTCAAAAAGTCGAGGGTGGTATTCCTGAGCGGACGTACTACCGGAATGATCCGTTGACGACGTTTCCCTTCGATCAGGATAAAGAACAATATGCCGAATATGCTTGTGTAATACGCCCAACGCATTTGAGGTCGCTGCATGACTACATGCAATAGGCTTGTTGCGCCGGCTCTTCCCTGTTTCAGATATTCATCCCAGATAACCGTTTTTCCGGGAGGTAAATATGATAATGCTTTAAAGGCATAATCGGAAGTGGTATCGTTCAGGACATAGTAATTGGAAAAAGCCAAAGGTAAAAGATGCAGGTAAATGTTTCCTTTTCCATGATCGATCCTGATAAAATTAGGTTTAGCTATTGTGTTTTTTCCAAGTATGGTATATTTTGACAAGGAGTCCGGTTCAAAAAAGAGGATGTTCGAGGTTTTCTGAAAACTATATGGCCGGGTATTCAGTTCCGGATGGGTGAAGGTGACGGATGTGTCACGCAATGCCTGTGCCAGTGTGTCATTGATCAGGAAATGGAGACTATCGGAAAGCATGCTTCCCGAATGCATGTACTGGGTGGCAATGAATACAGAATTTCCTTTTGATATAAAATTCAACAGGCTTTTTGTATCGAGTTCGTCCAGGGATAGATTATTGCAGATAAAAATATAATGGGCTTCCAAAGTGCTGTCCTTTTCCAGGAAATTGTATGCCGGAACCCGTGCTTCTATGATTTCCTGCCCGGGGAATACCTCACCCATCAGATTGTACAGGACGTGGGTGCCGAATGGAATTTTATCATTATTGGATAATGTTCTCGACCAGTTAATGGGTTTGGGCCGGTATACCTCAAAAAGGACTGCAGCCGCAAATATCAGGACCAGGATTACGACATATTTGATCTCGTTTTTTGTCATGACAGTAATCCTTTCAATTGATGATAATTGTCTGCTACATCAGCATAATGTTTCTCGGTAATATCAAAATCTCCATACCAGACATATTCATATTGCCGGGTAAGTTCTGCAAACGGATTACGAAGTTTTTCACGGTTGATCTCACCCAGGTAA harbors:
- the deoC gene encoding deoxyribose-phosphate aldolase, which gives rise to MMNEIINRLSADQLAAMIDHTFLKAYGTAGDIEQLCSEAIEYQFSTVMVHPSEIDTCKQLLSGSSIRIGTVIGFPLGQNSTESKVFETRDAVDRGAVDIDMVINNRALQKGQFNTVIQEIESVVLVCKEHQAICKVILETCYLTDEEKEKVCRIAVDAGADYVKTSTGFGTGGATIEDIKLMRRVVGEQVGIKASGGIRDLTTALAMIKAGASRLGTSGSVSIVEAYRKLKTEIS
- a CDS encoding CBS domain-containing protein, giving the protein MLAKDLISEVIPSLSPSDTGMKALHWMDIFRISHLPVVSNGDFLGLLSDVDIYDQDMVDDPIEKHQIPPFSPFVYEHQHLYEVIELVSRLDLTAVPVLTEKNKYLGIISQRQLIQSFGDLAAVKNPGGILVLEVNTKDYLLSQMATIIEENDAKILSCYVTTPSDSVKMEVILKVDRTDLTSIIQTFLRYDYTIKASFQSRNDNEDILRNNYDQFMMYMNV
- a CDS encoding MoxR family ATPase, with protein sequence MFEARIDFSQLNERIQSARESIGKLIVGQQQMIDLLLVAILSEGHVLIEGVPGVAKTLSAKLLAEIVDAGFSRIQFTPDLMPSDVTGSSVYLPAKGIFEFRNGPVFANIILTDEINRAPAKTQAALFEVMEERQVTYDGVTYPMSYPFMVVATQNPIDQEGTYRLPEAQLDRFMFKILVSYPDTVQEVEIMQRHNNGLFAQTTDLPKVLNADIIRNLRSSIQSVYVKPDLLEYIAQIVAATRGNPALYLGASPRASIALLNGTKAWAAMQGRDFITPEDIQELAYPVLRHRIMLSPEKEMEGSSPDDMVRQIIQKIEVPR